CACGAGGGTCACGGCCAGCCCCGCCGAGGCGTACCCGAGCAGGTCCGGCCAGCGGCGACGGACCGCGAGCGTGGCGACCACCAGCAGCCCGGCGGCGGCGGCCGTCCCCCGCAGCTGCCACCAGGCCGGCACCCCGACGGCGAACAGCCCGACGGCCACTCCGGCCGGTACGGCGAGCGCCGCCGCGAGCAGCGCACCTGCCGCCGACGGCCGGTTGGGTGCCGAGGCCGCGCCGGCCCCGGGCCGCAGCGGCGAGTCCGACCGCGACGACCACCACCAGCGCCCCGCCCAGCGCGGCCGGGTCGGCGCACGCCACCAGCAGCGCGTGCCCGGTCAGCACGGCGCCGGCCAGCGCCGAGGCCAGGACGGTCGCGTACCGGGCGGTGGGACGCCGCACGGCGGCCAGCAGCAGCACCGCGCCGACCAGCAGGTCGACCGCCACCACCACCGGCCACGGGGTGGCCGCGACCGCCGGAGCGGCCAGCACGGTCAGCGCACCGCCGACCACCCCGACCACCGGCCGGGCGGCCCGGGGCAGCAGCACCGCCGCCGCCCCGGCGGTGAGCAGCACGGCGACGGGGAGTTGCCAGCCCCAGTGCGGTGCGGGCACCTCACCGGCGCCCGCCAGGCCGGCAGTGAGCCGTCCACCACCCGACCGGCCTGGTAGGCGGTGAGCGACGCGACCGCCTGGGCCAGCCCGGCGGCCACCACCAGCGCACCGATCCGGGGCCCGGTACGCAGCCGCGCCGGCAGCAGCCGGACCGCCCCCGCGAGGGCGAGCACGATCACCCCGGCGGCCACCAGCAGCAGCCCCGGACGCAGCGCGGCGACCGGCCGGAACAGCGCGGTGGCGAGCACCGGCACCAGCAGCCCGGCGGTCACCGCCCGGAAGGTCCGGCCACCGGCCAGCAGCGCGCCGCCGAAGAGGGCCAGCGCCACCACCAGCAACGGACCCCCGGCCAGCAGCGGCGTACCGGCGGCCCGCCCCCAGGCCAGCGGCACCAGCGCGCAGCCGGCGGCGACGGTCAGCGCGACCGCGTACCCGAGCCAGCCGAGCACCCGACCGGCGGCGACCGCCGTCGACCCGGCCGGGGCGGTCACCGGAGCCGGCGGTGCGGCGACCGACCCCCGCCGGCCGCCGCACCCCGATCCCCGCCGGGGCGGGGTGGACCGGTCCCCCACCGGTCACCCCGCCCCCCACCGTGACGCCGACCGGTGCCGGTGCGGCACCGCCCCGGCCGCGCAGGGCGACCACCACCACGAGGTCACCCAGCGCCACCACGGTGAGCACCAGCGCCCAGCCGGCGGCGGACGGTCGCGCCGCCGCGACGAGCAGCGGCAGCACCGGCTGCGCCACCAGCAGCGCCGCGAACCACGGCACGGTCAGCCGACTGAGCAGCGCGTACCCGGCGGCGATCGCCGCGCCGGCCCCCGACCAGCGCGGCATACCGGGTCCCGGGCCAGTCGGCCACCCCCGCGAGGTCGACGCTCCAGGCGGCGTACCCGTCGAGGAGCACCAGCAGCAGCCCCACCGCGGCGAACGTCTCGGCGGTGCCGCGCAGTCCGCGCCACCGGGCGACCAGCGGCACGGCGAGCGTGAGCCCGGTGAGCGCGACGAGGATCAGCGCCCGACCGGCCACGCCGACCGCCGCCCAGGCCACCGCCGTGAAGACCACGGCCGCGGTGCCGAGCAGCAGTCCACCCAGGACGAACAGGAGCCCCTGCACGGTCCGCGTCGAGGTCTCCGGCCGGCCGGGCCGGGCCGCCGGTGCGGCGTACCCCGTCAGCGGCGGCCCGACCGGCTGGGGTGCGACCGGCATCGTCGCGGGCCCGACCGGCACCGTCGCGGGGCGGACCGGGACCGGCCGCGCCGGGTTCGGCGGCGGGATCTCCGCCCGGATCCGGGCGGCCAGCTCGGACCGGCGCTGCCGGGCGGTGCCCAACCGGCCCAGCAGTTCCTGGTACGTCACCCGGGCCCGCTCCACCTCCGGCGTGAGCGTCGCGATCTGCCGGTCCAGCCGCACCACCTCCGCGGCGGGCGGGTACGGCGGGCGACCGCAGCCGGGGCACCCGGCGACGAGATCGGCGGGCGCGCCGCAGCCGGGACAGGGGTAGCCGGTGTTCTCCACCCGCACAGCATGGTGGCCGCGTCAAGGGCCGCCCAGAGTAGGAGTACCTAGGGTCGGGTGTGCTCGTGCACCCAGGCCGCGTACGCCGGGTTGCCGCTCTCCACCCGGGTCACCAGGATCTCCGGCACCTCGTACGGGTGGTTGGCGCGGAGCTGGTCGACCAGGGCGGTCACCCGGTCCGGGGCGGTCTTGAACTGCACCGTCCACTCGGCGGTGGTCTGGATCGCGTTCTGCCACCAGTAGGTGCTGTCCACCTGCCCGCCGACCTGGGCACAGGCGGCCAGTCGCCCGGCGACGGCCGCCGCCGCCAGCACGTCGGCGACCCCGCGCGCGTCCACCACCGTCGTCACCACGCAGATCTGCTCCACGAGCGCACCATACGTGGGATTCCTGCCAATCGGCTGTAGGCCGGTCCGCGGCGGGGTCAGGCGATCGCGCCGTCCCGGTTCGCGGCGATCCACCGGTCGATCCGCGCCCACCAGTCGAAGAGCCAGTCGATGCGTTCCTGCCGGCCGGTCGGCACCTCCTCGGGCGGCACCGACCAGAAGCGCATCACGATCCGCTTGTCCATCGGCAGCTCCCGCCAGACGTCCGTCACGGTGAGCATCCGGTCCAGGCCAGTGTGCGCCACGAAGATCACCCCGGCGTCGGGGGCGGCGTCCAGGGCGGCGAGCAGCCCGCCCGGCTGCGGCGCGAGCACGTGCTGCATCCGTTCGGCCCGCAGCGCCATCCGCTCCAGGCCCAGCGTCCGGAGCCGGGCGATCGCCCGCAGCCGCCGGCTCGGGGTGAAGTTGCCCCCCTCCGGGAAGATCACGAACGCGTCGTCGTCGTCCAGGCCGGCGGCGAGGTGGCCGATCTGGCCGACCACGGCCTCCCGGCCGTCCGGTCCGGGGGCGATGAACCGGTTGGGCAGCCGGTTCAGCAGGACGTCGATCGCCGGGTCCCACTGGAGGCTCTCCTTGAGCACGATCCGGGGCTCCCGGTGGAACCAGTTGACCAGGGCGTGGATGAGGATGAACGAGTCGCCCGGCCCGGCGTGCCGGCAGAGCACCAGCTCCGGCCGGCCGGGCAGCGCGGTGTCCGGGTCGGTGCCGACCACGTCGATGCTCAGCCGCAACGTCCAGCGCGCCTGCCAGAACATCACCCGCAGGAACCAGCCGGCCACCACGTAGTGCGCCCGCTGGAAGGCCGGTGACCGCTTGTACGCGCCGAAGCCGGACGCCAGCCAGAGAGCGAAGAGGACGAGCAGCGCCGCCGCGTCCCAGACCAGGTAGACGGTGCCGATCCAGAGCAGCCGCAGGGGCCGCAGCCGGCCGGGCACCAGCGGCGAGGCGGCCAGCGCGAGCAGCGCCCAGACCGGCAGCGTGGTGACCAGCGCGACGGCGAGCAGCACCACGCCCGGGGCGAGCAGCAGCCGACGTACCCAGCGCGGGGGCAGCGGCATCAGTGGTCCAGCCGGGTGTCCAGATAGCGGCGGGAGGCCGTGTACGCGCGACTGATCCGCCGCCCCACGGCCGCCATGTCCCGGTACGCCCACGGGCTGTCGTCGCGCGGCTCCCCGCCGCCGGTCGGCAGCACGTGCACCTCCACCCCGTCGGGCAGCGCCGCCATCTCCCGGGCGAACCGGTGCCGGCGGGCGATCTCGAAGGCCACCTGGGCGATCTCCCAGGGCCGCCGGGGCGGCGTCAGCTCCCGCTCGATCCGCCCCACCTGGAGCACGAAGATCTGCTTCGCGCCCTCGGCGACCGCCTCCCCGATCGGGATGGAGTTGACGATGCCGCCGTCGATGTAGTGCTGACCGTCGATCTGGGCCGGCGGCAGCAGGCCCGGCACCGAGGCGGAGGCGAGCACCGCCGGCACCAGCGGCCCGTCGTGGAACCAGTGTTCGGCGGCCCGCTCGATGTTCGCCGCGCAGCACCGGAACGGCACCTTCAGGTCGGCGAAGGTGGTCTCCTCCCCCAGCTCGCCCTCCAGCAGCCGGCGCAGCGGTCGCGGCGAGTGCAGGTGGGTACGCGCCGCGAACCGGCGCAGCTGCCGGGCGACGGAGTCGCCGTACACCTCGCTGGCCTCGGGGGACGCCCAGAGCCGGACCAGCCGGTCGGTGACCGCCTCGGTCGGGTCGGCGGCGACCAGCGCCCCGTTCACCGCCCCGATCGAGGTGCCGAGCACCATGTCCGGCTTGATCCGGGCGCGGAAGAGGGCACGGAGCATGCCCACCTCCACCGCGCCGAGCACTCCCCCGCCGCCGAGCACGAACGCCACCGGACCGCCACCCATGCCGTTCATCCTGGCACGCACCCTCACCACCGGCCCGGTCCCGCCGTCCCGACCCGGTGCTCCGGTCACCACGGTGGACCGTCCGGTCGCACTCCGCGACGGCGGGTCGGACCCTCCGCGGCCTCGGACGGGACACCCGTTGACAGGTCGGACACATTCCCGCAACCTGATACCGCTCCCAAGCCCAGGCAGGTGCGATGTGAAGGCGTCACTGCACGCCGGCCGGTTACTGGCCCGCAGGTACCGGCTCATCGACCAGATCGGGGCCGGTGGCATGTCGGTGATCTGGCGGGCCCGCGACGAGGTGCTGGACCGGATCGTCGCGCTGAAGGTGCTGGCCCCGTCGCTCGCCGCCGACGCGCGCTTCCGGGACATGGTCCGCGAGGAGGCCCGCTCCGCCGCCCAGCTGGTGCACCCGCACGTCACCTCCGTGCACGACTACGGCGAGACCCTCGCCCCGGACGGCTCCATCACCTCGTTCGTGGTGATGGAGCTGCTCAGCGGGGAGGAGCTGGAGGACCGGCTCACCGAGGGCCCGCTGCCCTGGCCGCAGGCGGTCGAGCTCGGCGCCGAGGTGGCCGAGGCGCTGGCCGCCGCGCACCGGCTGGGCATCGTGCACCGGGACATCACCCCGGCCAACGTGATGATGACCCAGGTCGGCGCCAAGGTGCTGGACTTCGGCATCGCCACCCGGATCGGCGCCCCCGACGAGGACGAGGACGGCGGCACCTTCGGCACCCCGGCGTACGTGGCGCCGGAACGGCTCGACGGGGCGCCGGCCCAGCCCGCCACCGACATCTACTCGCTCGGTGTGCTGCTGCACGAGACGCTGACCGGGCAGGTGCCCTATCCGGCGGACACCTGGGAGCAGCTCGGCGCGGCGCTGGAGTCCGGCGAACCGCCGTCGCTGGACGGCGTACCCGGACTGCCGTCGCCGGTGGCCGACATCTGCCTGCGCTGCCTCTCCCGCGACCCGCGCCGCCGACCCACCGCCCACCAGGTCGCCGTGGTGCTGCGCGACCAGCTCCTGCCCGCCGACCCGCAGGCCGCCACGATGCTCTCGCCGACGGTGACCCTGCCGGCGCTCGCCGCGCCCGCACCGCCCGCCGCGACGGCGACCACGCTGCCCTCACCCGGGCCCACCGAGCCGGTGGACGACGGCACCCCGGCCGGTGGCGGGCGGCGACGGGCCGCCCGCGGACGCCGCTGGCCGGTGCCGGCCGCGCTGGTCGCGGTCGCGGTGGCCGTCGGGGCGGCGCTGCTGGCCCCCGGGTTGCTCCGCGACGAACCCCGGGCACCGCAGGTGCTGCCCACCTACGACCCGATCGTGCCGGCCACGACCGCCACGCCGGCCGCGACCCCGACCCGGACGCCGTCCCGGTCCCCGCCCCCACCCGGGTCCGGCCGCCGGTGGTGACCAGCAGCCCGCCCGCCCCGTCGGGCGGCAGCCTGGTGGCGGCGGCCGACCGGGTCGACGGGCTGATCGCGGAGGGCCTGGCGGCCGGTCAGATCCGCAGCGACGTCGGCATCGACCTGCGCAACCTGCTGCGCATCGCCGCCACCGCGACGAACCAGGCCGACCTCACCGCCGCGGTGGCCCGGCTCCGCGACAAGATCGGCGAACGGCAGCGGGAGGGCAGCGTCAGCCCGGCGTACGCGAGCCGGCTCGACGCCGCCGCGGCGCAGCTGGGTGCGGCCCGGACCTGAGGAGTCAGCGGGCCGCGAGCCGGACCGGTTCCCGCCGGTGGCCGGCGGCGAACCGCCGGTAGATCGCCTCGTAGCCGGCCGCCATCCGCACGACGGAGAAGTTCTCGGCGATGTGCGCCACGCAGCCGGCCGGGTCCAGCCGGACCGACTCCCGCAACGCCGCCGGCAGCTCGTCGGCGCGGTCGCAGAGCAGCCCGCTCACCCCCGGACGGACCAGCTCGGGCACCGCGCCGCGGCGCAACGCCACCACCGGGGTGCCGGTCGCCATCGCCTCCAGCATCACCATGCCGAACGGTTCCTCCCACTGGATCGGCATGATCAGGCACCGGGCGTCCAGCAGCAGCCGGAAGGTCTCCTCCCGGTCGGCGTTCAGCACCAGGGAGACGTCCTCGTCCAGCAGCGGCTCGACCACCTGCTCGAAGTAGCGCCGCTCGGCCGGCTCGTTGCACTTGCCGGCCAGGGTCAGCGGCAGGCCGGCCGCCCGGCAGGCCCGGATCGCCACGTCGGGGCCCTTGTCCGGGCTGAACCGGGCCAGCCAGAGCACCGGCCCCCGGGCCGGCGCGCGCTTGTGCGGGAAGTCCGCCAGCGGCATCGCGTTGTGCACCGTGCCGGCCCAGGGCAGGCCCGGGTTCGCCCGGCGCTGGGTGTGCGAGATGGCCACCAGGCCCACCCCGTGGTCGGTGTCGCCGAGCACGGTGCCGTACTCGCCGACCGGGTTGCCGTGCACCGTGGCCACCGTCGGCACCGCGCGCCGGCCGGCCACCAGCGGGCCGATGGTGCTGTGGTCGTGGATCACGTCGAAGTCGGCCGGGGTGACGAGGTGGTTGACCCGGGCCAGGTGGGCCAGTTCGGGCAGCGACTCGCCGAGACGGTCGTACTGCAGCTCCGGCACGGTGGAGACAAAGTCGGCGCTGGTGCCGTGTTCCCGGCCGGCACCGAACACGGTCACCGCGTGGCCGCGTCCGACCAGGGCGTCCACCAGGCCGGCCACCACCTGCTCCAGGCCGCCGTAACCCGGGGGCGGCACGCAGAGCCACGGCGGCACCACCATCGCGATCCGCAGCGGGTCCTCGCGTACCCGGTCCGGCGGCGGATGCTTTCCGGCCACGAGCCCTCCCGTTGGTCCCGAACGTGATCGTCGGCGTCTTCCCGACCCCGGTGGCGGTAAACGGCGGCTCAGCCGGCCACCACGATGCGGTCGTGCACCTCGCGGACCCCGGGGGTGGCCCAGGCGGCCCGTTCCGCCTCGTCCCGCTGCCACCAGGAGCGGACCACCCCGGTCAGCACCACCGTGTCGCCGGTGACCTTGATGTCGATCCGTTCGACGCCGGCCCGCCGGACCAGCACCCGCGCCAGGTCGCGGCGGGTCTGCTCGTCGCTCGGCGGCGCCGACGCGCGCACCTCGACCAGGTTGGTGATCCCGCGTACGCCCCGCAGCCGGCGCAACTCCCGCTCGGCGGTCCGCCGCTGGAAGCCGTACTCCACCTCGCCGCGGAGCATCAGCCAGCCGTCGGCCACGGTGACGTCCAGCCGTTCGGCGGGGACGAAACTGTCCCACTCCAGCGCCCGGCTCGCCGCGATGGCGATGTCCGCGTCGGTACGCTCGTCCCCGCCGGCCAGGCGTACCTCCAGCTGGCTGGCCACCGCGCGGACGCCGCGCACCCGGTGTGCGCAGCGCTCGGCCGCCCAGCGTCGGGCGTAGCTGTCCACCCAGCCGGTCAACGTGACCACGCCGTCGGCGACGGTCACCCCGATCTCGGCCGGCCGGGTCTGCGCGTCCCAGTCGAGTTCGTCCAGCACGTCCCGCTGGATCTGCGGATCGGCGGCGGCGGTGGTGGTGGTCATGGCGTCCCCTCCCCGTGCGGCTGGTCCGTCGAGGGTGCCGCCGGACGGGGTGAAGCCGGCTCACCCGGTAGGGGTGAGCACGGAAAAGGCGGCGGCCGCCGGACCAACCCCCTTGGTCCGTCAGCCGCCGCCCGGGACGGAACCAACCCCCTTGGTCCCGTCACCCGCCGCCCAGGGGAGGCAGGTCCGTATCGGTTAGGACGTCTCGGCGAGCGTCACGGTTGCCTTCTGCGTCGAACCGTTTCGCTTGTACTCCACCTCGACCCGGTCGCCCACCTTGCCGGCCTGGACGGCGCCCACCAGGTCGTTGGAGTCGTTGACCGGCTCGTCACCGAACTTGGTGATCACGTCACCGCGCTGGAGGCCGGCCTTCTCGGCCGCACTGCCCGGGACGACCGCCGCGACCAGCGCCCCGCCGTCCTCGGCGGCGTTGACGCTGACCCCGAGCGACGGGTGGCTGACCTTCTCGCCGCGCTGGAGCTTCTCGGCCACGTCCTTGGCCTTGTTGCTGGGGATCGCGAAGCCGACGCCGATGTTGCCGTTGCTGCCCTGCCCGGCGGTGGCGATGGCGGTGTTGATGCCGATCACCTCACCCCGGGTGTTGACCAGGGCGCCGCCGGAGTTGCCCGGGTTGATCGGCGCGTCGGTCTGGAGCAGGCCGGAGATCGAGCTGGCGCCCTGCTGCGGGTTCTGCTGCTGGCCGCCCTCACCGGCGGAGATGGTCCGGTCCCGGGCGCTGAGGATGCCGGCGGTGACCGAGCCCTGGAGGCCGAGCGGGCTGCCCAGGGCGAGCACCTGGTCGCCGACCTGCATCCCGTCGCTGTCGCCGAACTTCGCCGCCTTGAGACCGCTCACCCCGCCGGCCTTGACCACCGCCAGGTCGGTCTTCGGGTCGGTGCCGACGATCTTGGCCTGCGCGGTCTTGCCGTCGGCGAAGACCACCTTGACCGTGTCGCCGGTGGCCGAGGCCACCACGTGGTTGTTGGTCAGCACGTACCCGTCGGCGCTGAGGATCACCCCGGAGCCCTCACCACTGCCCGTCATGATCGTCACGATGCTGTCCTGCACGGCGGCCGCGATCTTCGGCAGGTCGGCGCTGTTGATCACCGGCGCGGCCGAGTAGGTGCGGGTCACGCCGCCGGAGTTGCCGTCCACGGCGAGCGCGAGCGCGCCACCGGCCACGCCGGAACCGAACATCAGCGCCAGCACCAGGGCACCGGCGCCGACGAACTTGGCCGCCCGGCCCGGGCGGGCCGGCGCCGGGGCCCACGGCTGCCCGGCGAGGTGCGGCGGGTACGGCTGTCCCGGCCCGGACTGCTGCCCGGGGTACGGCTGTCCCGGGTACGGCTGCTGCCCCTGGTACGGCGGCACCGGCCCGGTGCCGTGCGGCGGGTACGCCGGGCCCTGCTGCGTACCGGTGGTCCAGCCGGTCTGCGGCTGCCCCCCGTACCACGGGGTGCCGGACGGCGCCCCTGCTGCGGCGGGGCGAACGGGCTGCCGCCCTGCGGCGCGTACGGGTCGGCGCTCGGCGTGTCGGCCCGCTGGGCGGTCGGCGCGTCGGCCCGGTCGGCGGTGGGCGGGGCGTCCGGGCTGCCCGTGGTGGCTCCGGCCGCCGGGGAGTCGGCCGGAACCGGGCCGCTGGCCGGCGCCTCGGCGACGGGCCGCGCATCCTCGACACGGGACAGCTCGGCGGTGGGGTGCGACGGCTCGGCGTCCGCGGGAGCCGGCCGCCGCTGCGGGTCGGTCTCGTACTCGGTCATGCATCCACCTTCTCCGCTGGCACTGCGACCAGCCTGGAATCGGCCTGGAAGTTTCCTGAAAGTCAGTCCGCCTCGTCCGGCGGGGCGGGCAGCAGCGGCAGCCGGACCCGGAAGGTCGCCCCGCCGCCGGGGGTGTCGGTCACCTCGACGGTGCCGTGGTGCGCGGCCACCAGCGCCGCGACGATGGCCAGGCCCAGGCCGGTGCTGGTCGGTCCGCCGGCCCGCCGGGTCCGCGCCGCGTCCGCCCGGTAGAACCGCTCGAAGACCCGCTCGGCCTGCTCCGGCGTCAGCCCCGGGCCGGTGTCCGCCACCTCGACCACCGCCAGGTTCCCCGGTTCGGTACGCAGCCGCAGCGTCACCGCGGCGTCCGACGGGGTGTGGGTGAGCGCGTTGGTCATCAGGTTGCCGATCACCTGGCGCAGCCGGGCGTCGTCACCGAGCACCACCAGCGGGCCGGCGCCCGGCTCGATGTCCAGCTCGATCCGGCGCTCCGGCTCGACCGCCCGGGCGGCCTGCACCGCGTCGGACGCCAGCACCGGCAGCTCCACCGGGGCCAGCGTGATCGGGCGTTCCCGGTCCATCCGGGCCAGCAGCAGCAGGTCCTCCACCAGCAGCCCCATCCGGGACGCCTCGTCCTCGATCCGGCGCAGCAGGCCGGCGGTCTGCTCCGGCTGCCGGGCCGCGCCCTGCCGGTACAGCTCGGCGAAGCCCCGGATGGTGGTCAGCGGGGTGCGCAGTTCGTGTGAGGCGTCCGCGATGAACTGCCGCATTCGCTCCTCCGAGCGGCGGGCCCGGGCCTCCGACACCTGGGCGGCGACGGCGGCGTCCCGGGCGCTGACCTCGGCGCTGCGGGCCGCCGCCTCGGAGGCGGCCCGGGCGGTGAAGGCCGCCTCGATCTGGGCGAGCATCGCGTTCAGGGCCCGGGCGAGACGGCCGAGTTCCGAGGTGGGGCAGGGGTGCCCGTCCTCCGGGTCGGGCACCCGCCGGGTCAGGTCGCCACCGGCGATGGCGGCGGCCGTACGCTCGATGTCCACCAGCGGCTTGAGGCTGGTCCGGACGATCGCCGCGCCGACCGAGGCCAGGATGAGCAGCACCGCGCCGCCGACCAGCAGGTCGATCCAGACGAGCCGCTTCACCGCGAGGTCGACGTTGGTGAGGTGCTGGCCGACCGCCGCCATCTGTCCACCGGGCAGTTGCAGATAGAGCATCCGCCAGCGGCTGTGACCGTCCCGGGACCGCACGGTGAAGGGATCGCCGGCAAGGTCCTGGAAGCCGTCCGCGTTCTGCGGCCAGGGCGGCAGGTCCTCCGCCCGCAGGTCGGGGTTGTAGTACCAGGCCTCCACCTCGCCCTGACCGTCGACCGCCAGCAGCACGTAGTCGCTGGGCAGGGGGAACTGTGCCCGCTGGCCGGGTTGCAACTGCTTGAGCGTGTCCGCGACGCTGCGGGTGTAGAGCCGCAGGTCGCCGTCCACCTGACTGACGAGGTAGTTGCGCAGGAAGAAGGTCGTGGAGACGCTGATCACGACCAGCGCGGCGG
The Micromonospora sp. R77 DNA segment above includes these coding regions:
- a CDS encoding glycosyltransferase family 4 protein, yielding MVVPPWLCVPPPGYGGLEQVVAGLVDALVGRGHAVTVFGAGREHGTSADFVSTVPELQYDRLGESLPELAHLARVNHLVTPADFDVIHDHSTIGPLVAGRRAVPTVATVHGNPVGEYGTVLGDTDHGVGLVAISHTQRRANPGLPWAGTVHNAMPLADFPHKRAPARGPVLWLARFSPDKGPDVAIRACRAAGLPLTLAGKCNEPAERRYFEQVVEPLLDEDVSLVLNADREETFRLLLDARCLIMPIQWEEPFGMVMLEAMATGTPVVALRRGAVPELVRPGVSGLLCDRADELPAALRESVRLDPAGCVAHIAENFSVVRMAAGYEAIYRRFAAGHRREPVRLAAR
- the cutA gene encoding divalent-cation tolerance protein CutA — its product is MEQICVVTTVVDARGVADVLAAAAVAGRLAACAQVGGQVDSTYWWQNAIQTTAEWTVQFKTAPDRVTALVDQLRANHPYEVPEILVTRVESGNPAYAAWVHEHTRP
- a CDS encoding patatin-like phospholipase family protein → MGGGPVAFVLGGGGVLGAVEVGMLRALFRARIKPDMVLGTSIGAVNGALVAADPTEAVTDRLVRLWASPEASEVYGDSVARQLRRFAARTHLHSPRPLRRLLEGELGEETTFADLKVPFRCCAANIERAAEHWFHDGPLVPAVLASASVPGLLPPAQIDGQHYIDGGIVNSIPIGEAVAEGAKQIFVLQVGRIERELTPPRRPWEIAQVAFEIARRHRFAREMAALPDGVEVHVLPTGGGEPRDDSPWAYRDMAAVGRRISRAYTASRRYLDTRLDH
- a CDS encoding BON domain-containing protein yields the protein MTTTTAAADPQIQRDVLDELDWDAQTRPAEIGVTVADGVVTLTGWVDSYARRWAAERCAHRVRGVRAVASQLEVRLAGGDERTDADIAIAASRALEWDSFVPAERLDVTVADGWLMLRGEVEYGFQRRTAERELRRLRGVRGITNLVEVRASAPPSDEQTRRDLARVLVRRAGVERIDIKVTGDTVVLTGVVRSWWQRDEAERAAWATPGVREVHDRIVVAG
- a CDS encoding serine/threonine-protein kinase, whose protein sequence is MKASLHAGRLLARRYRLIDQIGAGGMSVIWRARDEVLDRIVALKVLAPSLAADARFRDMVREEARSAAQLVHPHVTSVHDYGETLAPDGSITSFVVMELLSGEELEDRLTEGPLPWPQAVELGAEVAEALAAAHRLGIVHRDITPANVMMTQVGAKVLDFGIATRIGAPDEDEDGGTFGTPAYVAPERLDGAPAQPATDIYSLGVLLHETLTGQVPYPADTWEQLGAALESGEPPSLDGVPGLPSPVADICLRCLSRDPRRRPTAHQVAVVLRDQLLPADPQAATMLSPTVTLPALAAPAPPAATATTLPSPGPTEPVDDGTPAGGGRRRAARGRRWPVPAALVAVAVAVGAALLAPGLLRDEPRAPQVLPTYDPIVPATTATPAATPTRTPSRSPPPPGSGRRW
- a CDS encoding 1-acyl-sn-glycerol-3-phosphate acyltransferase; its protein translation is MPLPPRWVRRLLLAPGVVLLAVALVTTLPVWALLALAASPLVPGRLRPLRLLWIGTVYLVWDAAALLVLFALWLASGFGAYKRSPAFQRAHYVVAGWFLRVMFWQARWTLRLSIDVVGTDPDTALPGRPELVLCRHAGPGDSFILIHALVNWFHREPRIVLKESLQWDPAIDVLLNRLPNRFIAPGPDGREAVVGQIGHLAAGLDDDDAFVIFPEGGNFTPSRRLRAIARLRTLGLERMALRAERMQHVLAPQPGGLLAALDAAPDAGVIFVAHTGLDRMLTVTDVWRELPMDKRIVMRFWSVPPEEVPTGRQERIDWLFDWWARIDRWIAANRDGAIA